AACATGATCATCTCTTTTATTAAAAGACAGTGACTTCAGTTTCAGAGATTTCTTTAACTCTGCTTTACCCACAGTATCTTGTATCGCAGACGGATTAGTATCATCTGCTTGGTAATAAGTAGAATCTCCAGGTTCGTCTACTGCTGTTGGTGAGGTGTCAGTCAAAACTTTAGGAGGATCTCGCTGCAACTTCGATACGAAGAAACTTGTTGCATTTATAAGCTTCGGGCTGTCAGAAATTAAGAGggatatatgtaaaatatcGTGTTGGGAAGTTCGTTTCGTGAAAGACGTTAGACGTTATTCTGATTACCAAATCCAGGAGGTAGACATATTTCGGTCTATGATTTATTGCTCACAGAATGGAGTGAATTGCGATATATGATCTACAATATACAACATTCCGTGTGgagatattgatattttatttaccACAATTCGACGAAGCATGAGCAGCTGTAATGAATGAAAGACACATATGTTAGTATATTATATGAATATACACAGTACCTTAGTGTTAGATATGATGTTACCGATCCAGCTGCGAGGCCAATGCACAGAATTCCAATGACAGCAATGAAGAGAAAAACTGCACCGTTTCCCCCTGATTAATTTAAGAGAACCATGATTATGATAAAAGTTTCTATCCAAAGAGGGCTAATATGACTACACTACATTATATACTTCATTCCTTGCATCTTTTTATTACTTCGTTCTTTTCAGTAGCATCTTTTTTACACATGAAAAGATATGTGATAGCTGTTGGTGTTATTTTACCATGAACGGATTATTACTACGTAAGATAAATGGATTAAAATCAAATGAAGACATTGGTAAACAAAGAATCAGCATACGAAATGACAAGAAGATATTAACTGGAGGACAAAACAGTACAACTGAGGGCaattaaaggggaaaaaatcaattaatgaaaataattatgtTAAGCTATCATCTTAAGATGGTTGTGTTAAATTAAAATAGAAAGTTCGTCCTCAAagataaatttgaatatatagcAGAAAGTTATTGTATATCACAGTCGTATAATACAAAGGTTAAACTAACACTATCACACGTAAGCACAGAATGGCAGGAAACAAGATAATTTTACTTTCAGTTTCCAAATAGATTGAAATGTATATTCCTGGAAGTAACAGTATACAACTTGTTTAAAGTATATAAAATGAAAGGGACTTTGAAGAAGCCATTTGGTGCAGCCAAAATAATGAATTTCTTGATCatttcaaaatgacaacaaaattaaaaaactagATGAAATGCCATTCGCCCTAAAATTTCCAAATGAGTCATGTAGGCCTTCTACAAAATTCGGCAATATTTGTGAATTTACATAATCCTTTTA
This window of the Apostichopus japonicus isolate 1M-3 chromosome 9, ASM3797524v1, whole genome shotgun sequence genome carries:
- the LOC139973146 gene encoding uncharacterized protein isoform X4 yields the protein MIILVRFNGRVEPHETMNSKHILLLTACLVSAFSFIKDPLSQKSTQKLLVNTNYNESYITARGNGAVFLFIAVIGILCIGLAAGSVTSYLTLSPKLINATSFFVSKLQRDPPKVLTDTSPTAVDEPGDSTYYQADDTNPSAIQDTVGKAELKKSLKLKSLSFNKRDDHVNTSRSHRDKTCGSESAPTVDKADRDDADCDSIIYFNVDEVYAAME
- the LOC139973146 gene encoding uncharacterized protein isoform X6, producing the protein MNSKHILLLTACLVSAFSFIKDPLSQKSTQKLLVNTNYNESYITARGNGAVFLFIAVIGILCIGLAAGSVTSYLTLSPKLINATSFFVSKLQRDPPKVLTDTSPTAVDEPGDSTYYQADDTNPSAIQDTVGKAELKKSLKLKSLSFNKRDDHVNTSRSHRDKTCGSESAPTVDKADRDDADCDSIIYFNVDEVYAAME
- the LOC139973146 gene encoding uncharacterized protein isoform X5 — translated: MTGIDKPHETMNSKHILLLTACLVSAFSFIKDPLSQKSTQKLLVNTNYNESYITARGNGAVFLFIAVIGILCIGLAAGSVTSYLTLSPKLINATSFFVSKLQRDPPKVLTDTSPTAVDEPGDSTYYQADDTNPSAIQDTVGKAELKKSLKLKSLSFNKRDDHVNTSRSHRDKTCGSESAPTVDKADRDDADCDSIIYFNVDEVYAAME